A genomic segment from Propioniciclava sp. MC1595 encodes:
- a CDS encoding ABC transporter ATP-binding protein, translating into MLGDLIRPHAPSLVLLLVGSFVGSLVEAFFLVGMTGIAMGIATGTDTVSLGATTDGVLPPLSINAWLVLGVALLGVRLLLATGNAWLEARTTAAILTRQRRRVTWGYLDADWATQQQEASGKLQGVIGFASSTNAVVNNVLGIATAGLSLTAFIAASLLIDVASTGVVALGLVLLGSAMIPLRRWIRRRAQIRAKSALAFTESIGELGSMGLEMHSFGVRGRFKQAVDRLSTRDARHGRAVDTLSLVVSPIYVSMAYGAALAGVALAQGVSNLDATVLGAVMLLMLRSLSYGQQVQTQSVSLASNWPRLEQVDTNVRRYEANRASGGEAVPPTEMPLALEHVSYAYTPDRTALKDVSLEVRRGDSIGIVGPSGSGKSTLIQLILGLRNPTAGVVAVAGVDLREVDRSWWTSHMALVPQDPVLFTGTVVENIRFFRDGISDEDVERSARQANVLDEILALPQGFNTHLGQGGSQLSGGQRQRLSIARALAGSPRILVMDEPTSALDGRSEALVKEALAALTGEVTIIMIAHRVSTLDQCTRILVVEDGRITTDAPAAEALASSAYYRRMRGLGGDLAASPSLQGEATHG; encoded by the coding sequence ATGCTTGGGGATCTGATACGGCCGCACGCCCCGAGCCTGGTACTGCTCCTGGTCGGCTCATTCGTCGGCTCGCTCGTTGAGGCCTTCTTCCTGGTGGGCATGACGGGCATCGCCATGGGCATCGCCACCGGGACGGACACCGTCAGCCTCGGCGCAACCACGGACGGCGTGCTTCCTCCGCTCAGCATCAATGCCTGGCTCGTGCTGGGCGTCGCGTTGCTGGGGGTGCGGCTCCTCCTGGCGACCGGCAACGCCTGGCTGGAGGCCAGGACGACGGCCGCGATCCTCACCCGCCAGCGAAGGCGTGTCACCTGGGGGTACCTCGACGCCGACTGGGCGACGCAGCAGCAGGAGGCCTCCGGCAAGCTCCAGGGGGTCATCGGATTCGCGTCCTCGACCAACGCGGTGGTGAACAACGTGCTGGGGATCGCCACCGCCGGCTTGAGCCTCACCGCCTTCATCGCCGCCTCGCTGCTCATCGATGTCGCCTCGACCGGAGTGGTGGCCCTGGGCTTGGTCCTGCTCGGCTCCGCGATGATCCCCCTCCGGCGCTGGATCAGGCGCCGCGCACAGATCCGCGCGAAGAGTGCGCTTGCCTTCACCGAATCCATCGGCGAACTGGGGTCCATGGGCCTGGAAATGCATTCGTTCGGCGTGCGAGGGCGGTTCAAGCAGGCGGTCGATCGCCTCTCGACCCGCGACGCGCGCCACGGCCGCGCGGTGGACACGCTGTCCCTGGTCGTGTCGCCCATCTACGTGAGCATGGCCTACGGTGCGGCCTTGGCGGGCGTGGCCTTGGCCCAAGGCGTCAGCAACCTTGACGCCACGGTCCTCGGGGCGGTGATGCTGCTTATGCTGCGTTCCCTCTCCTACGGGCAACAGGTCCAGACGCAGAGCGTGTCGCTCGCCTCCAACTGGCCGCGCCTCGAGCAGGTCGACACGAACGTGCGCCGCTACGAAGCCAACCGCGCCAGCGGCGGCGAGGCAGTCCCCCCAACCGAGATGCCGCTCGCCCTCGAGCACGTCTCCTATGCCTACACGCCCGACCGCACGGCGCTGAAGGACGTGTCCCTCGAGGTGCGCAGGGGCGACAGCATCGGCATCGTGGGTCCATCGGGGTCGGGCAAGTCCACCCTGATCCAGTTGATCCTGGGATTGCGCAACCCGACGGCCGGTGTCGTCGCCGTGGCCGGGGTCGACCTCCGGGAAGTGGATCGCTCATGGTGGACCTCCCACATGGCCCTCGTCCCCCAGGACCCGGTGCTGTTCACGGGCACCGTGGTGGAGAACATCCGCTTCTTCCGGGACGGAATCAGCGACGAGGACGTGGAGCGGTCCGCCCGCCAGGCGAACGTGCTGGACGAGATCCTCGCCCTCCCGCAGGGCTTCAACACGCACCTCGGGCAGGGTGGAAGCCAACTCTCGGGCGGGCAGCGCCAGCGCCTCTCGATCGCCAGAGCCCTCGCGGGCAGCCCCCGCATCCTGGTCATGGACGAGCCCACCTCAGCCCTCGACGGTCGGAGCGAGGCACTGGTGAAGGAAGCGCTTGCCGCCCTGACCGGCGAGGTCACCATCATCATGATCGCCCACCGCGTCTCCACCCTCGACCAGTGCACCCGCATCCTCGTCGTCGAGGACGGCCGCATCACCACGGACGCTCCCGCCGCGGAAGCCCTGGCCTCCAGTGCCTACTACCGGCGCATGCGTGGCCTCGGTGGCGACCTGGCGGCAAGCCCCAGCCTTCAGGGTGAGGCGACACATGGTTGA
- a CDS encoding polysaccharide biosynthesis tyrosine autokinase, with product MSLHDFIKILRQRWWVILLCTLVAAGAMFLATPARTDTTQRIGSYTATTTLLVGYRADPVETPGRGTTAPQAPVERASMARIALFITTGEVPRRAAQRLNYTGDPAVLASGIIVATDPASESITISTTAADGNRAALVANTFAEEAAAFFAEAPPGAGSAELTMLQEATPIPNQSTAGFVIPPDRNIRTALAALVGLLVGLAIALVLDRLDSRLRTRAEVSDALRMPVIAEVPRLRRGDRGQGKILTVSKPLSIYADGYRAARTALMHLPAQQVPDDWSPRRADGQGEHVKQAQVILLSSAHAAEGKSTSVANLAASFAETGQRVLVLDADLRSPDTHVKFDVPQGAGISDYLTGRGTVELADIVRPTSVDGVSIVTAGTRLDYPASLTSRLAPLIDDARQSADIVLIDTSPLLAASDVFDILPLADAIVLVVRAGRLTENAAHRVAELLGRFRVPVTGAILIAGHVRKADYGYGYGDGPSRGKSRRSLAATSASLPPREEEESEVDARPRRSRG from the coding sequence GTGAGCCTCCACGACTTCATCAAGATCCTGCGCCAGCGCTGGTGGGTGATCCTGCTCTGCACGCTGGTCGCCGCGGGCGCCATGTTCCTCGCCACCCCTGCCCGCACCGACACCACCCAGCGCATCGGCTCCTACACGGCCACCACGACGCTGCTGGTGGGGTATCGGGCCGACCCGGTCGAAACACCGGGGCGGGGGACGACAGCACCGCAGGCCCCGGTCGAACGGGCCTCGATGGCGCGGATCGCGTTGTTCATCACCACCGGCGAGGTGCCGCGGCGGGCCGCCCAGCGCCTCAACTACACCGGCGACCCGGCCGTGCTCGCCTCCGGAATCATCGTGGCGACCGACCCGGCGTCGGAGTCGATCACGATCTCCACCACGGCCGCCGACGGCAACCGGGCGGCCCTGGTGGCGAACACCTTCGCCGAGGAGGCCGCGGCGTTCTTCGCCGAGGCCCCGCCCGGCGCCGGTAGCGCCGAGCTCACGATGCTGCAGGAGGCCACCCCCATCCCCAACCAGAGCACGGCCGGCTTCGTGATCCCGCCCGACCGCAACATCCGCACCGCGCTGGCGGCCTTGGTGGGCCTGCTCGTGGGGTTGGCGATCGCGCTGGTGCTGGACCGCCTCGACTCGCGCCTGCGGACCCGGGCCGAGGTGTCCGACGCGCTGCGCATGCCGGTCATCGCCGAGGTCCCGCGGCTGCGCCGCGGCGACCGGGGCCAGGGGAAGATCCTCACGGTCAGCAAGCCGCTCAGCATCTATGCCGACGGGTACCGGGCCGCCCGCACGGCCCTCATGCACCTGCCGGCCCAGCAGGTGCCCGACGACTGGTCCCCGCGCCGCGCGGACGGTCAGGGCGAGCACGTCAAGCAGGCCCAGGTGATCCTCCTGAGCTCCGCCCACGCGGCCGAGGGCAAGAGCACCAGCGTCGCCAACCTGGCCGCGAGCTTCGCCGAGACCGGTCAGCGGGTGCTGGTGCTGGACGCCGACCTGCGCTCGCCCGACACGCACGTCAAGTTCGACGTGCCCCAGGGCGCGGGCATCTCCGACTACCTGACCGGGCGCGGCACGGTCGAACTCGCCGACATCGTGCGACCGACCAGCGTCGACGGCGTGTCGATCGTGACGGCCGGCACACGCCTGGACTACCCGGCGTCCCTGACCAGCCGCCTGGCACCGCTGATCGACGACGCCCGCCAGAGCGCGGACATCGTGCTGATCGACACCTCACCCTTGCTTGCGGCGAGCGACGTGTTCGACATCCTCCCCCTGGCCGACGCGATCGTGCTGGTCGTCCGTGCCGGGCGCCTCACCGAGAATGCCGCCCACCGCGTGGCCGAGCTGCTCGGACGCTTCCGCGTGCCGGTGACCGGGGCCATCCTCATCGCCGGCCACGTGCGCAAGGCCGACTACGGCTACGGCTACGGCGATGGGCCGAGTCGCGGCAAGTCGCGGCGAAGCCTCGCGGCCACCAGCGCGAGCCTGCCGCCGCGCGAGGAGGAGGAGTCCGAGGTCGACGCACGCCCCCGCCGGTCACGGGGGTAG
- a CDS encoding glycosyltransferase, translating into MAPTIPARPRVLWLIKGLGPGGAEQLLLLAAKVADRERFTYRLAYVRPDKTHLIPEFEALGWQPERLGEGGRGWPADLRRIMAGADVVHVHSPALASAARLVARSLPPSHRPAVVVTEHNEWSSHRLPTRLLNGLTTPLDAHHWAVSDQVRDTMWPSRQAGYEVLIHGIDTEAVPVDPDARSRLRAELGIAEGEVLALTVANLRRNKDYPNLLRAAHRAVAVEPRLRFAAVGQGPLADEVRSLKAELGLGERFHLLGYRRDVHELMAAADLFTLGSAHEGLPVAVMEAFAAGLPVVATNVGGLPHQVREGVEGLLVPPGDADALASALVRVAGDDALRLRMAEAARARAADYDIRAAVAVQEEVYAELAR; encoded by the coding sequence ATGGCCCCCACCATTCCTGCCAGGCCCCGGGTGCTGTGGCTGATCAAGGGGCTCGGGCCGGGCGGGGCCGAACAGCTCCTGCTCCTGGCGGCGAAGGTCGCCGACCGCGAGCGGTTCACCTACCGGCTCGCCTACGTGCGCCCCGACAAGACCCACCTCATCCCCGAGTTCGAGGCGCTGGGCTGGCAGCCCGAGCGGCTGGGCGAGGGCGGGCGCGGTTGGCCCGCCGACCTGCGGCGGATCATGGCCGGCGCCGACGTCGTGCACGTGCACTCCCCCGCGCTGGCGTCTGCCGCCCGGCTCGTGGCGCGCTCCCTGCCCCCCTCGCACCGGCCCGCCGTGGTGGTCACCGAGCACAACGAGTGGAGCAGCCACCGCCTGCCCACGCGCCTGCTCAACGGGCTCACCACCCCGCTGGACGCCCACCACTGGGCCGTCTCCGACCAGGTGCGCGACACGATGTGGCCCTCGCGGCAGGCCGGCTACGAGGTGCTCATCCACGGCATCGACACCGAGGCGGTGCCCGTCGACCCGGACGCCCGGTCCCGGTTGCGCGCCGAGCTCGGCATCGCCGAGGGCGAGGTGCTGGCCCTGACCGTGGCGAACCTGCGCCGCAACAAGGACTACCCGAACCTCCTCCGCGCCGCCCACCGTGCCGTCGCGGTCGAGCCGCGCCTGCGGTTCGCCGCCGTCGGCCAGGGGCCGCTCGCCGACGAGGTGCGGTCGCTCAAGGCCGAGCTGGGCCTCGGCGAGCGGTTCCACCTGCTCGGCTACCGTCGCGACGTGCACGAGCTGATGGCGGCCGCCGACCTCTTCACCCTAGGCTCGGCCCACGAGGGCCTGCCCGTGGCGGTGATGGAGGCCTTCGCCGCCGGGTTGCCCGTGGTCGCCACCAACGTGGGCGGGCTGCCCCACCAGGTGCGCGAAGGCGTCGAGGGGCTGCTCGTCCCGCCGGGGGACGCCGACGCCCTGGCGTCCGCGCTGGTGCGGGTGGCCGGGGACGACGCGTTGCGGCTGCGGATGGCCGAAGCCGCGAGGGCGCGCGCCGCCGACTACGACATCCGGGCCGCCGTCGCGGTGCAGGAGGAGGTCTACGCCGAACTGGCGCGCTGA
- a CDS encoding O-antigen ligase, with product MDTAWITVTAVWLIWVLLASALNGRPVRLDSVYVVAPLVLVAGVLLGRVAAKSDADPPAPAPRPLWLDASLLFLLVALLPGVGLRLAPGPPPLGYPNANSAAAIQVMVLIALVLLGAHHDRWSRTLYTVALAASAFAVVHHGSQAGILVAIPVALAVVVMLVRPSRRSWWAVALGVSTLVGAVYGFLRLATASAWPDLAVRALSRVRQDLWTTALALWSRSPVIGSGPGSFAEANPYAVDADLVSAHSVALQVAAELGLVGVVILILLIVLGYLVGVRISAPHGVLASAAWTALWVHSLMDHLLDHPGMALVAGLVLGWAGSSAHKIRDSEQLDVAQRETPG from the coding sequence GTGGACACGGCCTGGATCACTGTCACCGCGGTGTGGCTGATCTGGGTCCTGTTGGCGTCGGCCCTGAACGGTCGGCCCGTCCGGCTGGACTCGGTCTACGTCGTCGCGCCCCTGGTCCTCGTGGCGGGCGTCCTGCTCGGACGCGTCGCGGCGAAATCGGACGCCGACCCACCCGCCCCCGCTCCCCGCCCGCTGTGGCTGGACGCCTCCCTGCTGTTCCTGTTGGTGGCCCTGCTGCCGGGGGTGGGGCTCCGGCTCGCGCCCGGCCCCCCGCCGCTGGGTTACCCCAACGCGAACTCGGCCGCGGCCATCCAGGTGATGGTGCTCATCGCCCTCGTCCTGCTCGGCGCCCACCACGACCGTTGGAGCCGCACCCTGTACACGGTGGCGCTGGCGGCGTCCGCCTTCGCGGTGGTGCACCACGGCTCCCAGGCGGGCATCCTGGTGGCGATCCCGGTGGCCCTCGCGGTCGTGGTCATGCTGGTCCGGCCGTCCCGCCGCAGCTGGTGGGCCGTGGCGCTGGGGGTGTCAACACTGGTTGGCGCCGTCTACGGTTTTCTGAGGCTAGCCACGGCATCCGCGTGGCCCGACCTGGCCGTCAGGGCCCTCAGCCGTGTGCGCCAGGACCTCTGGACGACGGCGCTCGCCCTGTGGTCGCGCAGCCCCGTCATCGGGTCGGGGCCAGGCTCGTTCGCCGAGGCCAACCCCTACGCCGTCGACGCCGACCTGGTTTCGGCTCACTCGGTCGCTCTCCAGGTCGCCGCCGAGCTGGGCCTGGTCGGCGTCGTGATCCTGATACTGCTCATCGTCCTCGGCTACCTGGTGGGCGTTCGGATCAGCGCCCCCCACGGCGTCCTGGCCTCAGCCGCCTGGACGGCCCTGTGGGTGCACTCGCTCATGGACCACCTCCTCGACCACCCCGGGATGGCCCTCGTCGCGGGCCTGGTCCTGGGGTGGGCAGGCTCTTCGGCCCACAAGATCCGAGATTCAGAACAGCTCGATGTCGCCCAGCGTGAGACACCAGGCTGA
- a CDS encoding glycosyltransferase family 4 protein produces MPTASTSRDTPLRLAHLTTVDMSLALLLATELQVDVEQGHTVFGISAAGPYVERVEGLGVEHVPIRHFTRSWSLLSDLRAFFELFRTIRRLKLDVLHTHTPKAGVMGRIAGRLAGVPVVVNTCHGLWARPEDRWLKRALVYGAEALAIRFSHYELFQNAEDARTLRRFLKPGRWEVVGNGVDLDRFRFDPEGRARVRAEWGIADDALLVGTIGRRVREKGLAEFAEAAHALGDRATFVWVGPADETDADTQVPHEDAIRFVGERTDMPAVYSALDVFVLASYREGFSRASMEAAACGRPMALTDIRGCREIGTHEDHLLLVDPQNGTALTAGVARLLDDPNLRTRLGGAAEERARQAFDQRSIASASLTAYGAAASDARVVEAVDQDG; encoded by the coding sequence GTGCCCACAGCGTCCACCAGCCGCGACACCCCGCTGCGCCTCGCCCACCTGACCACGGTGGACATGTCGCTGGCCCTCCTGCTGGCCACCGAGCTGCAGGTCGACGTCGAGCAGGGCCACACGGTGTTCGGCATCAGCGCGGCCGGTCCCTACGTGGAGCGCGTCGAGGGGCTGGGCGTCGAGCACGTGCCGATCCGGCACTTCACGCGCTCGTGGTCGCTGCTGAGCGACCTGCGGGCCTTCTTCGAGCTCTTCCGGACCATCCGGCGGCTGAAGCTCGACGTGCTGCACACCCACACGCCGAAGGCCGGGGTGATGGGGCGGATCGCGGGTCGCCTCGCCGGGGTTCCCGTCGTGGTGAACACCTGCCACGGCCTCTGGGCGCGGCCGGAGGATCGCTGGTTGAAACGCGCGTTGGTCTACGGGGCCGAGGCGCTCGCGATCCGGTTCTCGCACTACGAGCTGTTCCAGAACGCCGAGGACGCCCGCACCCTGCGCCGCTTCCTCAAGCCCGGCCGCTGGGAGGTGGTCGGCAACGGAGTCGACCTGGACCGATTCCGGTTCGATCCCGAGGGACGTGCCCGCGTGCGCGCCGAGTGGGGTATCGCGGATGACGCGTTGCTCGTGGGGACCATCGGGCGCCGGGTCCGCGAGAAGGGGCTCGCCGAGTTCGCAGAGGCGGCGCACGCCCTGGGCGACCGAGCCACGTTCGTGTGGGTCGGCCCGGCCGACGAGACGGACGCCGACACCCAGGTCCCACACGAGGACGCCATCCGTTTCGTCGGTGAGCGCACCGACATGCCTGCCGTGTACTCCGCGCTCGACGTGTTCGTGCTGGCGTCGTACCGGGAGGGGTTCTCGCGGGCGTCCATGGAGGCCGCCGCGTGTGGGAGACCGATGGCGCTGACCGACATCCGCGGCTGCCGCGAGATCGGCACCCACGAGGACCACCTGCTGCTGGTCGATCCGCAGAACGGCACTGCCCTCACCGCTGGCGTGGCGCGCCTGCTTGACGACCCCAACCTTCGGACCCGGCTCGGTGGCGCCGCCGAGGAGAGGGCGCGTCAGGCCTTCGACCAGAGAAGCATTGCGTCGGCGTCCCTCACCGCCTACGGGGCCGCCGCCTCGGACGCTCGAGTTGTGGAGGCGGTGGACCAGGATGGCTAG
- a CDS encoding GNAT family N-acetyltransferase gives MPKLTPADLEIRSAQPGDDPVVIPMLRESLKKGDDPHYEAFLRWKHRENSFGESAAWVALHEGRAVGYRTLMRWRFVNDEGKKVTGVRAVDTATHPDYQGLGIFRTLTLRGVSELTLAGDGIVFNTPNDQSRPGYLKMGWSVVRRLPVGVLPANPAALPKMARSMVPANLWSEETRAGLDAVEAFTDRSVSEALLAHAPTKGFRTDRTPEHLAWRTSFGPLRYRVLLASPSDPAEGGVVFRLRRRGDTVEAAIIEQLVPDYRTGARLVARVLRETGADYAIGLRTGPSAGLVPLPVPGAGPLLTSRPLAASPPPASAWCLTLGDIELF, from the coding sequence ATGCCCAAGCTCACGCCCGCCGACCTCGAGATCCGGTCGGCGCAGCCCGGGGACGACCCCGTGGTCATACCGATGTTGCGCGAGTCGCTGAAAAAGGGCGACGACCCGCACTACGAGGCGTTCCTGCGCTGGAAGCACCGGGAGAACTCGTTCGGTGAGTCTGCGGCGTGGGTGGCGCTCCACGAGGGCCGGGCGGTGGGCTACCGCACGCTCATGCGCTGGCGGTTCGTGAACGACGAGGGCAAGAAGGTGACCGGGGTCCGGGCGGTCGACACCGCGACCCACCCCGACTACCAGGGGCTCGGCATCTTCCGCACCCTCACCCTGCGCGGCGTCTCCGAGCTGACGCTCGCGGGGGACGGGATCGTGTTCAACACCCCCAACGACCAGAGCCGCCCCGGCTACCTGAAGATGGGCTGGAGCGTCGTGCGGCGCCTGCCTGTGGGCGTGCTGCCGGCCAACCCTGCGGCGCTGCCGAAGATGGCGCGCTCAATGGTGCCGGCCAACCTGTGGTCGGAGGAGACCCGCGCCGGGCTCGACGCCGTGGAGGCGTTCACCGACCGGAGCGTCTCCGAGGCACTGCTGGCTCACGCCCCGACCAAGGGGTTTCGCACCGACCGCACGCCCGAGCACCTCGCCTGGCGCACCTCGTTCGGTCCACTGCGCTACCGGGTGCTGCTCGCCTCGCCCTCGGACCCGGCTGAGGGTGGCGTCGTGTTCCGCTTGCGCCGCCGGGGTGACACCGTCGAGGCGGCCATCATCGAGCAGCTGGTGCCCGACTACCGCACCGGCGCGCGCCTCGTCGCGAGAGTGTTGCGGGAGACCGGCGCCGACTACGCGATCGGGCTGCGGACAGGGCCCTCGGCTGGCTTGGTGCCGCTGCCCGTGCCGGGTGCCGGGCCGCTGCTGACGTCCCGCCCGCTGGCGGCCTCGCCGCCGCCGGCGTCAGCCTGGTGTCTCACGCTGGGCGACATCGAGCTGTTCTGA
- a CDS encoding glycosyltransferase: MVDSYDVAVVTYRRQGSLRTVLSSLAGQTIPPSTTVVADNDPDRSAEAVVRDLQGVWPGRLLYSHVGANLGPAGGWAHAAHVAAADPAARGTWLLVLDDDDPLQAPTIVESLLEVASRHERLGAVGLRGARLDRRRARLRRVEPPTGESEPVEYLASGGAPLYRWRALDEVGFFDDRLFFGFEDLDLGLRLARAGWPVRVAPRPDLHVVPNSAATRSPWREYYKTRALVWILKERVGHGPALVAAGRSLAGGVAHSVRHRAPSVLLGRLRAVNDGWRARLGVRPEYQPGANPPKAVPTPESLSIAFVSGVDVGGAPRSTLELARCLAERGHRVTALLGRRAQLAGPFGRAVNAVIKVRRRLPFLDLRPLLRPVGRTLRPVPEDSGVRVWSVDHPENAVGGLLRDGRVDVLVANSFSREQMRWIAADAARAGVPWVLYMREDHSATHFTVSGLTPDAILANSRALAAEVPPSAGEVVVAPSIIHPPVVESLRTAVVLVNPVAENRPEIVRALAARRPDIPCVLQVSWPLPDDHVATLSDWARDLSNLEVRDRTPAPAEVYADARLLVATYPAGRPRVVHEAQANGIPVVALDQPALAEAVGPGGVFVAASATTDTWVDAILAVWDDATYYERLSDAARAHAARDEMDPEGIVDRVEVVLKGVLA; encoded by the coding sequence ATGGTTGACTCCTACGACGTCGCCGTTGTCACCTACCGCCGGCAGGGCAGCCTCCGGACCGTCCTCAGTTCGCTGGCCGGCCAGACCATCCCCCCGTCGACCACTGTGGTCGCCGACAACGACCCGGATCGGTCCGCGGAGGCCGTCGTCCGGGACTTGCAGGGGGTCTGGCCCGGTCGGCTGCTGTACTCGCACGTCGGTGCCAACCTTGGACCCGCTGGCGGTTGGGCGCACGCGGCGCACGTGGCTGCGGCAGACCCGGCCGCCCGAGGCACGTGGTTGCTGGTCCTCGACGACGACGACCCGCTGCAGGCGCCCACGATCGTGGAGTCCCTCCTCGAGGTCGCGTCACGGCACGAGCGCCTCGGTGCGGTGGGCCTCCGCGGAGCACGCCTCGACCGCCGCCGCGCCCGTCTGCGACGGGTCGAGCCGCCGACCGGCGAATCGGAACCCGTGGAGTACCTGGCCTCGGGGGGCGCCCCCCTCTACCGGTGGCGGGCCCTGGACGAAGTCGGCTTCTTCGACGACCGGCTGTTCTTCGGGTTCGAGGACCTCGACCTGGGCCTGCGGCTGGCCCGCGCGGGGTGGCCGGTCCGTGTCGCCCCCCGTCCGGACCTCCACGTCGTTCCCAACAGCGCCGCCACCCGATCCCCGTGGCGCGAGTACTACAAGACCCGCGCGCTGGTCTGGATCCTGAAGGAACGGGTGGGTCATGGTCCGGCGCTCGTCGCGGCAGGACGTTCCCTCGCCGGCGGCGTTGCGCACTCGGTCCGCCACCGGGCCCCGAGCGTGTTGCTCGGCCGTCTCCGCGCGGTGAACGATGGGTGGCGCGCACGCCTGGGTGTCCGGCCCGAATACCAACCTGGCGCCAACCCACCCAAGGCTGTCCCAACGCCGGAGTCCTTGTCGATCGCGTTCGTGTCCGGCGTCGACGTAGGGGGTGCGCCGCGCAGCACGCTCGAGCTGGCCCGGTGCCTCGCCGAGCGTGGGCACCGGGTCACCGCGCTGCTGGGGAGACGTGCCCAGCTCGCTGGGCCGTTCGGTCGGGCGGTCAACGCGGTCATCAAGGTGCGCCGACGTCTGCCGTTCCTGGACCTGCGGCCGCTCCTGCGCCCGGTGGGGCGGACCCTCCGTCCCGTTCCCGAGGATTCCGGGGTGCGCGTCTGGTCCGTCGACCACCCCGAGAACGCCGTCGGGGGCCTCCTCCGCGACGGACGGGTGGACGTGCTGGTGGCCAACAGCTTCTCTCGTGAGCAGATGCGCTGGATCGCGGCGGATGCCGCCCGGGCGGGCGTCCCGTGGGTTCTGTACATGCGCGAGGACCACTCCGCGACGCACTTCACCGTCTCGGGTCTGACGCCGGACGCGATCCTCGCCAACTCCAGGGCGCTGGCGGCCGAGGTGCCCCCCAGCGCGGGTGAAGTCGTTGTCGCCCCGTCCATCATCCACCCGCCGGTGGTCGAGTCGTTGCGGACCGCCGTCGTGCTGGTCAACCCCGTGGCCGAGAACCGACCCGAGATCGTCCGCGCACTCGCCGCTCGTCGACCCGACATCCCCTGCGTGCTGCAGGTGTCATGGCCCCTGCCAGACGACCACGTGGCCACCCTGTCCGACTGGGCACGCGACCTGTCCAACCTCGAGGTGCGCGACCGCACGCCCGCCCCCGCCGAGGTGTACGCGGACGCCCGCCTGCTGGTCGCCACCTACCCGGCGGGCCGCCCCCGCGTCGTGCACGAAGCCCAGGCCAACGGCATCCCGGTGGTGGCCTTGGACCAGCCTGCGCTGGCGGAGGCCGTGGGCCCGGGTGGTGTGTTCGTCGCGGCGTCCGCGACCACGGACACCTGGGTCGACGCGATCCTGGCTGTCTGGGACGACGCCACGTACTACGAACGACTGTCGGATGCTGCCCGCGCGCATGCCGCCCGTGATGAGATGGACCCCGAAGGCATCGTGGATCGTGTCGAAGTCGTGTTGAAGGGGGTGCTCGCGTGA
- a CDS encoding polysaccharide deacetylase family protein, producing the protein MLGDHGVRGALKSVLAARPSRRDAQGATLLIYHRVGGGTTNELDVTPDAFARHVDALGGHDVLSLDAALDRLDAGDATPSVVLTFDDGFADVYRNAWPLLRKRRLPFTIYLATAYMGAPMQWEGATAKGEPGRGLSWDQIHEMVDSGLCTLGNHTHRHVRPEVLTVEELDACTAEVFRYTGLKPQHFTYPWGIPVPALDDAMRQRFRSASTGALGRNLPGVDHARLYRVPVRRTDPDRFFAAKLAGNLGPETAYAGLVDAAKTLTGRRQRASSA; encoded by the coding sequence ATGCTTGGTGACCACGGCGTCCGCGGGGCCCTGAAGTCCGTGCTGGCCGCTCGCCCCTCGCGGCGGGACGCCCAGGGTGCGACCCTGCTCATCTACCACCGCGTCGGCGGCGGCACCACGAACGAGCTCGACGTCACCCCCGACGCGTTCGCACGCCACGTGGACGCCCTGGGCGGGCACGACGTCCTGTCCCTCGACGCCGCGCTCGACCGCCTGGACGCCGGCGATGCCACCCCCAGCGTGGTGCTGACCTTCGACGACGGGTTCGCGGACGTGTACCGCAACGCCTGGCCGTTGCTCCGCAAGCGGCGCCTACCGTTCACGATCTACCTCGCCACGGCGTACATGGGGGCGCCGATGCAGTGGGAGGGCGCCACGGCGAAGGGCGAGCCGGGGCGCGGCCTGTCCTGGGACCAGATCCACGAGATGGTCGACTCCGGGCTGTGCACGCTGGGCAACCACACCCACCGGCACGTGCGCCCCGAGGTGCTGACCGTCGAGGAACTCGACGCGTGCACGGCGGAGGTCTTCCGGTACACCGGGCTCAAGCCGCAGCACTTCACCTACCCGTGGGGCATCCCGGTCCCTGCCCTGGACGACGCGATGCGCCAGCGGTTCCGCAGCGCCTCCACGGGGGCGCTGGGCCGCAACCTCCCCGGGGTCGACCACGCCCGCCTCTACCGGGTGCCGGTGCGCCGCACCGACCCAGACCGCTTCTTCGCCGCCAAGCTCGCCGGCAACCTCGGCCCCGAGACGGCGTACGCCGGCCTCGTCGATGCCGCCAAGACGCTCACCGGACGCCGTCAGCGCGCCAGTTCGGCGTAG